From Streptomyces sp. TLI_235, a single genomic window includes:
- a CDS encoding signal transduction histidine kinase, producing the protein MLVGQRVSGCRRGAHPLVGDGDEVRREGGARMKDQVDRGEKAARPSLYGRQLWLQVQHMLLNLPLGIAGFVFTVVTLSVGLGLAVTVLGLPLLAVGLAGGRWLGALARRRARAALGSEVPEAGPLTPVRPGVAGWVVACLTDGLSWRSVLYGVLLLPWGIIGFTLTLVLVVVGWPVLPWAMRGLAVVERMLVGALLCPNALTERVRELEEDRGAVVDTAAADLRRIERDLHDGAQARLVALAMDLGLAKEHLYESRTPEDVAGAARMVDAAHGEVKIALQELRNLARGIHPAVLTDRGLDAALSSVAARCTVPGGVKVNVDLKGSERPDAAVEGIAYFTVSELLTNVSKHAGARTATVDVWRSGDRLMLTVRDDGRGGADPLRGSGLAGLAERVGAVDGVFLVESPAGGPTSVTVELPWRTRAARV; encoded by the coding sequence ATGCTGGTCGGGCAGCGGGTGTCGGGGTGCCGCAGGGGCGCCCACCCGCTGGTCGGCGACGGGGACGAGGTCCGTCGGGAGGGCGGTGCACGCATGAAGGACCAGGTCGACCGCGGGGAGAAGGCGGCCCGGCCCTCCCTGTACGGGCGGCAGCTGTGGCTGCAGGTGCAGCACATGCTGCTCAACCTGCCGCTGGGCATCGCCGGGTTCGTCTTCACCGTGGTGACGCTGAGCGTCGGCCTGGGCCTGGCGGTGACGGTGCTCGGCCTGCCGTTGCTGGCGGTCGGCCTGGCGGGCGGCCGGTGGCTGGGGGCGCTGGCCCGGCGGCGGGCCCGCGCCGCGCTGGGCTCGGAGGTGCCGGAGGCGGGCCCGCTGACGCCCGTCCGGCCGGGGGTGGCGGGCTGGGTGGTGGCTTGTCTGACGGACGGGCTGAGCTGGCGCTCGGTGCTGTACGGGGTGCTGCTGCTGCCCTGGGGGATCATCGGCTTCACCCTCACGCTGGTGCTGGTGGTGGTGGGCTGGCCGGTGCTGCCGTGGGCGATGCGCGGCCTGGCGGTGGTCGAGCGGATGCTGGTGGGCGCCCTGCTCTGCCCGAACGCGCTGACCGAGCGGGTGCGGGAGCTCGAGGAGGACCGCGGCGCGGTGGTCGACACCGCGGCGGCGGACCTGCGCCGGATCGAGCGGGACCTGCACGACGGCGCGCAGGCGCGGCTGGTGGCCCTCGCCATGGACCTCGGCCTGGCCAAGGAGCACCTGTACGAGAGCCGGACGCCGGAGGACGTGGCCGGTGCCGCGCGGATGGTGGACGCGGCGCACGGCGAGGTGAAGATCGCCCTGCAGGAGCTGCGGAACCTCGCCCGGGGCATCCACCCGGCGGTGCTCACCGACCGGGGCCTGGACGCGGCGCTCTCGTCCGTGGCGGCCCGCTGCACCGTGCCCGGAGGGGTGAAGGTCAACGTCGACCTGAAGGGCTCGGAGCGGCCGGACGCGGCGGTGGAGGGGATCGCCTACTTCACGGTCAGCGAGCTGCTGACCAATGTCTCCAAGCACGCCGGTGCCCGGACGGCGACGGTGGACGTCTGGCGGTCGGGCGACCGGCTGATGCTGACGGTGCGGGACGACGGCCGGGGCGGCGCCGACCCGCTGCGGGGCAGCGGCCTGGCGGGGCTGGCCGAGCGGGTGGGCGCGGTGGACGGGGTGTTCCTGGTGGAGAGCCCGGCCGGCGGCCCGACCTCGGTGACGGTCGAGCTGCCCTGGCGTACCCGGGCCGCCCGGGTCTGA
- a CDS encoding NADH:ubiquinone oxidoreductase subunit 3 (subunit A) — protein MKGQLAAAGAAAGSGYFDAYAAVGLLAVVGVLFVAVSFTANRLLRPVVYSPEKLLAYECGVDPVGEGWAHTHIRYYVYAFLYVIFAVDAIYLFPWATVFAAAGYGAATLVEMFVFIGFLAVGLLYAWKKGVLEWT, from the coding sequence ATGAAGGGGCAGCTGGCTGCTGCCGGCGCTGCCGCGGGCAGCGGCTACTTCGACGCGTACGCGGCGGTGGGGCTGCTCGCCGTCGTCGGCGTGCTGTTCGTCGCGGTGTCGTTCACCGCCAACCGGCTGCTGCGGCCGGTGGTGTACTCGCCGGAGAAGCTGCTGGCGTACGAGTGCGGAGTGGACCCGGTCGGTGAGGGGTGGGCGCACACCCACATCCGGTACTACGTCTATGCCTTCCTTTACGTGATCTTCGCGGTCGACGCGATCTACCTCTTCCCGTGGGCGACGGTCTTCGCCGCCGCGGGCTACGGGGCGGCGACGCTGGTGGAGATGTTCGTCTTCATCGGCTTCCTCGCGGTCGGACTGCTCTACGCCTGGAAGAAGGGCGTTCTGGAATGGACGTGA
- a CDS encoding NADH-quinone oxidoreductase B subunit, which yields MDVTHAHAHGGDGPVPLGIPDPARPGAVEPRRLGPLARLAPDPVKVVLNWGRRYSLWCFNFGLACCAIEFIAASMAKHDFIRMGVIPFAPGPRQADLMIVSGTVTDKMAPAVKRLYEQMPEPKYVISFGACSNSGGPYWDSYSVTKGVDQIIPVDVYVPGCPPRPEALLQGILKLQEKIAAESLPQRYTAPASALRRGLVAGPEGAK from the coding sequence ATGGACGTGACCCACGCCCACGCGCACGGCGGCGACGGCCCCGTGCCGCTCGGCATCCCCGACCCGGCCCGCCCCGGCGCCGTCGAACCGCGCCGGCTGGGCCCGCTGGCCCGGCTCGCGCCGGACCCGGTCAAGGTGGTCCTCAACTGGGGCCGCCGCTACAGCCTCTGGTGCTTCAACTTCGGCCTCGCCTGCTGCGCGATCGAGTTCATCGCCGCGTCGATGGCCAAGCACGACTTCATCCGGATGGGAGTCATCCCGTTCGCGCCCGGCCCCCGCCAGGCCGACCTGATGATCGTCTCCGGCACCGTCACCGACAAGATGGCCCCGGCCGTCAAGCGTCTGTACGAGCAGATGCCGGAGCCGAAGTACGTGATCTCCTTCGGCGCCTGCTCCAATTCCGGCGGCCCGTACTGGGACTCCTACTCCGTCACCAAGGGCGTGGACCAGATCATCCCGGTCGACGTCTACGTGCCGGGCTGCCCGCCGCGGCCCGAGGCACTGCTCCAGGGCATCCTCAAGCTCCAGGAGAAGATCGCCGCCGAATCGCTCCCGCAGCGCTACACCGCGCCCGCCTCCGCGCTCCGCCGCGGACTGGTCGCCGGACCGGAGGGCGCGAAGTGA
- a CDS encoding NADH:ubiquinone oxidoreductase subunit C, whose amino-acid sequence MTTPEQPGTEPVPGAESVPEAAAEQPAAEPTPAERTAAAIGPWATAAEAYDLLTVDVPAEHWIEALTAARDGLGLSYFDWLSAVDELAEGFSVAAHLADIATPGAVRHLLVRTRVPREKAALPTAVGVYAGAGWHERETHEMFGIDFADHPHLVTLLLPDGFEGHPLRKDFVLAARVAKAWPGAKEPGESDHGDGPARRKMQPPGVPDPNEWGPLKGTLPPVAERPARAARTPRAAGAGPRAAAAAAGAGPGAAAAAGAEGAPVRADRPRRTRSISEGSVSQAAAPAAPAEPGTPVEPTEERPRRTARTQSSDAPWHAPVPAHDETPAQPEPAAPAEPAKPEPAEPAAKPEPAAEPAAPAEPAAPQDPDSPQTPGQDGDGA is encoded by the coding sequence GTGACCACCCCCGAGCAGCCGGGCACCGAGCCGGTGCCGGGCGCCGAGTCCGTGCCCGAGGCCGCCGCCGAGCAGCCCGCCGCCGAGCCGACCCCGGCCGAGCGGACGGCCGCCGCGATCGGCCCCTGGGCCACCGCCGCCGAGGCCTACGACCTACTGACGGTCGACGTCCCGGCCGAACACTGGATCGAGGCGCTCACCGCCGCCCGCGACGGCCTCGGCCTCAGCTACTTCGACTGGCTGAGCGCCGTCGACGAACTCGCCGAGGGCTTCTCCGTCGCCGCCCACCTCGCCGACATCGCCACCCCCGGCGCCGTCCGCCACCTGCTGGTGCGCACCCGGGTGCCGCGCGAGAAGGCCGCCCTGCCCACCGCCGTCGGCGTGTACGCCGGCGCGGGCTGGCACGAGCGGGAGACCCACGAGATGTTCGGCATCGACTTCGCCGACCACCCGCACCTGGTCACCCTGCTGCTGCCGGACGGCTTCGAGGGCCACCCGCTGCGCAAGGACTTCGTGCTCGCCGCCCGGGTCGCCAAGGCCTGGCCGGGCGCCAAGGAGCCCGGCGAGTCCGACCACGGCGACGGCCCGGCCCGGCGCAAGATGCAGCCCCCCGGCGTGCCCGACCCCAACGAGTGGGGCCCGCTCAAGGGCACCCTGCCCCCCGTCGCCGAGCGCCCGGCCCGTGCCGCACGCACCCCGCGGGCGGCCGGAGCGGGACCGCGGGCCGCGGCTGCTGCGGCCGGCGCCGGACCCGGTGCGGCTGCTGCGGCCGGGGCCGAGGGCGCTCCCGTCCGGGCCGACCGGCCCCGGCGAACCCGTTCGATCAGCGAGGGCTCGGTCAGCCAGGCCGCCGCCCCGGCGGCCCCCGCCGAGCCCGGCACCCCGGTCGAGCCCACCGAGGAACGGCCGCGCCGCACCGCCCGGACGCAGTCCTCGGACGCCCCCTGGCACGCACCCGTCCCGGCCCACGACGAAACCCCGGCCCAGCCCGAGCCCGCCGCTCCCGCGGAGCCGGCGAAGCCGGAGCCGGCCGAGCCCGCCGCGAAGCCCGAGCCCGCGGCAGAACCCGCGGCGCCCGCCGAGCCCGCGGCACCGCAGGACCCCGACAGCCCGCAGACCCCCGGCCAGGACGGAGACGGCGCGTGA
- a CDS encoding NADH dehydrogenase subunit H, with translation MNLLDTLLRCVATLVVFLVLPLVIGQTEHKVMAHMQGRLGPMYAGGFHGWAQLVADGVKFAQKEDVVPAGADRRIFQLAPAVALLPYLLVLLAIPIGPGGFVGQAIDAGIFFVLAVMGIGVLGSLMAGWASANKFSLLGGLRTAAQLMSYELPMLLAAASVAMAAGTVALPGIVDAFHWWWIPWQAIGAFVFFTAGLAELQRPPFDMPIADSEIIFGAYTEYTGLRFALFLLSEYAGIVVVAGLTTVLFLGGWHGPFSDSLGWLWTLLKTFALAFVVIWLRVTYPRLREDQLMRFAWTVLIPLALVQLALTGIVKVAIS, from the coding sequence GTGAACCTCCTCGACACGCTGCTGCGCTGCGTCGCCACCCTGGTGGTCTTCCTGGTGCTGCCGCTGGTGATCGGCCAGACCGAGCACAAGGTGATGGCGCACATGCAGGGCCGCCTCGGCCCGATGTACGCCGGCGGCTTCCACGGCTGGGCGCAGCTGGTCGCCGACGGCGTCAAGTTCGCGCAGAAGGAGGACGTCGTCCCGGCCGGTGCCGACCGGCGGATCTTCCAGCTGGCGCCCGCCGTCGCGCTGCTGCCGTACCTGCTGGTGCTGCTGGCGATCCCGATCGGCCCGGGCGGCTTCGTCGGCCAGGCGATCGACGCCGGCATCTTCTTCGTGCTCGCCGTCATGGGCATCGGCGTGCTCGGCTCGCTGATGGCCGGGTGGGCGTCCGCCAACAAGTTCTCGCTGCTCGGCGGTCTGCGCACGGCCGCCCAGCTGATGTCGTACGAGCTGCCGATGCTGCTCGCGGCCGCCTCGGTGGCGATGGCCGCCGGCACGGTGGCGCTGCCCGGGATCGTGGACGCCTTCCACTGGTGGTGGATCCCGTGGCAGGCGATCGGCGCCTTCGTCTTCTTCACCGCGGGTCTCGCCGAACTCCAGCGGCCGCCGTTCGACATGCCGATCGCCGACTCGGAGATCATCTTCGGCGCGTACACCGAGTACACCGGCCTGCGCTTCGCACTGTTCCTGCTCTCCGAGTACGCGGGCATCGTGGTGGTCGCCGGCCTCACCACGGTGCTCTTCCTCGGCGGCTGGCACGGCCCGTTCTCGGACTCGCTCGGCTGGCTGTGGACCCTGCTCAAGACCTTCGCGCTGGCCTTCGTGGTGATCTGGCTCCGGGTCACCTACCCGCGGCTGCGCGAGGACCAGCTGATGCGCTTCGCGTGGACGGTGCTCATCCCGCTCGCGCTCGTCCAGCTGGCCCTCACCGGCATCGTCAAGGTGGCGATCTCCTGA
- a CDS encoding formate hydrogenlyase subunit 6/NADH:ubiquinone oxidoreductase subunit I, producing the protein MALNIPGTGLAKGLAVTLRTMTRKSVTAQYPEVQPVLPPRSRGVIALLEENCTVCMLCARECPDWCIYIDSHKETLPAADPNARARTRNVLDRFAIDFSLCMYCGICIEVCPFDALFWSPEFEYAETDILELTHERERLREWMWTVPAPPALDPGAEEPKELATARKTAEKLAAAAAQEGEDA; encoded by the coding sequence ATGGCTCTGAACATCCCCGGCACCGGCCTGGCCAAGGGCCTGGCCGTCACCCTGCGGACCATGACGCGCAAGAGCGTCACCGCGCAGTACCCCGAGGTGCAGCCCGTGCTGCCGCCGCGCTCCCGCGGCGTCATCGCGCTGCTGGAGGAGAACTGCACGGTCTGCATGCTCTGCGCCCGCGAGTGCCCGGACTGGTGCATCTACATCGACTCCCACAAGGAGACGCTGCCCGCCGCCGACCCGAACGCCCGCGCCCGCACCCGCAACGTGCTCGACCGCTTCGCGATCGACTTCTCGCTCTGCATGTACTGCGGCATCTGCATCGAGGTCTGCCCCTTCGACGCGCTGTTCTGGTCGCCGGAGTTCGAGTACGCGGAGACCGACATCCTGGAGCTCACCCACGAACGGGAGCGGCTGCGCGAGTGGATGTGGACGGTGCCCGCACCGCCCGCCCTCGACCCGGGCGCCGAGGAGCCCAAGGAGCTCGCGACCGCCCGCAAGACGGCCGAGAAGCTGGCCGCCGCGGCTGCCCAGGAGGGTGAGGACGCATGA
- a CDS encoding NADH:ubiquinone oxidoreductase subunit 6 (subunit J), protein MSTLLAATGSLEPAARSFLSPTGVEIVFLLVGLAVLGAAVVSVTTKQLVHAALWLVVALGGLAVEFLLLTAEFIAWVQVLIYLGSVVVLVLFGLMLTRAPIGRSPDADSGNRWAALLVALAAAGTLVTLVTDAFRSSWIDLTAGGGSTRTTGEYLFRHWVLPFEALSVLLLAALVGAIVLSRSTSGTLPRPRAGKLRAGKPIGSQARPAQPVPPTAPTAPAQER, encoded by the coding sequence ATGAGCACGCTGCTCGCCGCCACCGGCTCGCTGGAGCCCGCCGCCCGGTCCTTCCTCTCTCCGACCGGGGTGGAGATCGTCTTCCTGCTCGTCGGCCTGGCCGTGCTCGGCGCGGCCGTCGTCTCGGTGACCACCAAGCAGCTGGTGCACGCCGCGCTCTGGCTGGTCGTCGCGCTCGGCGGCCTCGCCGTGGAGTTCCTGCTGCTCACCGCCGAGTTCATCGCCTGGGTGCAGGTGCTGATCTACCTCGGCTCGGTGGTCGTCCTGGTGCTGTTCGGCCTGATGCTGACCCGGGCGCCGATCGGCCGCTCGCCGGACGCCGACTCCGGCAACCGCTGGGCCGCGCTGCTGGTGGCGCTGGCCGCCGCCGGCACCCTGGTGACCCTGGTCACCGACGCCTTCCGCAGCAGCTGGATCGACCTCACGGCGGGCGGCGGTTCCACCCGCACCACCGGCGAGTACCTGTTCCGCCACTGGGTGCTGCCCTTCGAGGCGCTGTCGGTGCTGCTGCTGGCCGCCCTCGTCGGCGCGATCGTGCTCTCCCGCAGCACCTCCGGCACGCTGCCCCGGCCGCGCGCCGGCAAGCTGCGCGCCGGCAAACCCATCGGCAGCCAGGCGCGGCCCGCCCAGCCCGTTCCGCCGACCGCCCCGACCGCCCCCGCGCAGGAGCGCTGA
- a CDS encoding NADH:ubiquinone oxidoreductase subunit K yields the protein MHLAYPAVLAALLFCVGVYGVLARRNVVLVLMSVELMLNAVNLNLVAFDAWLRDAVHAGQALTLFTITVAAAEIGLGLAIVLLVFRTRRTADVDRLTLLGDPSEAAPEAAAAEPEGQAA from the coding sequence ATGCACCTCGCCTACCCAGCCGTCCTCGCCGCGCTGCTGTTCTGCGTCGGCGTGTACGGCGTGCTCGCCCGGCGCAATGTCGTCCTGGTGCTGATGTCCGTCGAGCTGATGCTCAACGCCGTCAACCTCAACCTGGTCGCCTTCGACGCCTGGCTGCGCGACGCCGTGCACGCCGGGCAGGCGCTCACCCTCTTCACCATCACGGTGGCCGCGGCCGAGATCGGCCTCGGCCTCGCCATCGTGCTGCTGGTCTTCCGCACCCGCCGCACCGCCGACGTCGACCGGCTCACCCTGCTCGGCGACCCGTCCGAGGCAGCCCCCGAGGCTGCCGCCGCCGAGCCGGAGGGCCAGGCCGCATGA
- a CDS encoding proton-translocating NADH-quinone oxidoreductase chain L encodes MNLALPILVPTLPALGAAAGLATGKKFPGLARPLAVLPVAVSAVLAVVVAVQLGTGQSLDAATRLTPTGGPDISLALHLDGFSVLISLLVGLVATLVQIYSTAYLKDDPRYPSYAALVSLFTAAMFLVVYSGDLIVLLVGWEIMGICSYFLIGHHWETEDARSASLKAFLVTKLGDVPFLFGIFVLGADAGSFRITDVLAAATEGRLGHPTLIALLLLGGVAGKSAQFPLHTWLPDAMAGPTPVSALIHAATMVAAGIYLVARLMPVFLLSSAALVVLAVMAAVTMVGSALCALAQDDLKRVLAYSTVGQLGYMAGALASGDRDSAVFYLVGHGVFKALLFLTAGVVIHAAHTNSISAMSRMPDLRKRVPDAYWAMGIGLVALMGLPPFTGFFSKESVFTAAEHAAHGEALTRGAGPAAAVPEAAGWIVLVAAGLTALLTAAYSTRLWLTAFHGRTAGAPAAEAAAAPAAGAPYSPEIDEADPATAEPAAMRWPLWVLAVPTMAFGLLGLRDSWLPSLLDGGSLRPTLATSVLGTGLAVAGILISYAAWRAASARQAASAGAAPADPGRLLLGPVYRFAQHGFGVDRLYSALFVRPTAAAARLVNFLDREVVETYVRGAGNGVNALGWLVRRAQTGNAQSYLNALLAGAVLLAVLVAVGT; translated from the coding sequence ATGAACCTCGCCCTGCCGATCCTCGTCCCCACGCTGCCCGCACTCGGCGCGGCCGCCGGCCTCGCCACCGGCAAGAAGTTCCCCGGCCTCGCCCGGCCGCTGGCCGTGCTGCCGGTCGCCGTCTCCGCGGTGCTCGCCGTGGTCGTCGCCGTACAGCTCGGCACCGGGCAGAGCCTGGACGCCGCCACCCGGCTCACCCCGACCGGCGGCCCGGACATCTCGCTCGCGCTCCACCTGGACGGCTTCTCCGTCCTGATCTCGCTGCTGGTCGGCCTGGTCGCCACCCTGGTGCAGATCTACTCCACCGCGTACCTGAAGGACGACCCCCGCTACCCCTCGTACGCGGCGCTGGTCTCGCTGTTCACCGCGGCGATGTTCCTGGTGGTGTACTCCGGCGACCTGATCGTGCTGCTGGTCGGCTGGGAGATCATGGGCATCTGCTCGTACTTCCTGATCGGACACCACTGGGAGACCGAGGACGCCCGTTCCGCCTCGCTCAAGGCCTTCCTGGTCACCAAGCTCGGCGACGTGCCGTTCCTGTTCGGCATCTTCGTGCTCGGCGCGGACGCCGGCAGCTTCCGGATCACCGACGTGCTGGCCGCCGCGACCGAGGGGCGCCTCGGCCATCCCACGCTGATCGCGCTGCTGCTGCTCGGCGGCGTGGCCGGCAAGAGCGCCCAGTTCCCGCTGCACACCTGGCTCCCGGACGCGATGGCCGGCCCCACCCCGGTCTCCGCGCTGATCCACGCCGCGACCATGGTCGCGGCCGGCATCTACCTGGTCGCCCGGCTGATGCCGGTCTTCCTGCTCTCCTCCGCCGCCCTGGTGGTGCTCGCCGTGATGGCCGCCGTCACCATGGTCGGCTCGGCGCTCTGCGCCCTCGCCCAGGACGACCTCAAGCGGGTGCTCGCCTACTCGACCGTCGGCCAGCTCGGCTACATGGCCGGCGCCCTGGCCTCCGGCGACCGCGACTCCGCCGTCTTCTACCTGGTCGGCCACGGCGTCTTCAAGGCCCTGCTCTTCCTCACCGCCGGCGTGGTCATCCACGCCGCGCACACCAACTCGATCTCCGCCATGTCCCGGATGCCCGACCTGCGCAAGCGGGTGCCCGACGCCTACTGGGCGATGGGCATCGGCCTAGTCGCCCTGATGGGCCTGCCGCCGTTCACCGGCTTCTTCTCCAAGGAGTCGGTGTTCACCGCCGCCGAGCACGCCGCCCACGGAGAGGCGCTCACCCGCGGCGCCGGCCCCGCCGCCGCGGTGCCCGAGGCGGCCGGCTGGATCGTCCTGGTCGCCGCCGGCCTGACCGCGCTGCTCACCGCCGCCTACTCCACCCGGCTCTGGCTGACCGCCTTCCACGGCCGCACCGCCGGGGCGCCCGCCGCGGAGGCCGCCGCCGCGCCCGCCGCCGGGGCCCCGTACTCGCCGGAGATCGACGAGGCCGACCCGGCCACCGCCGAGCCCGCCGCGATGCGCTGGCCGCTCTGGGTGCTCGCCGTCCCGACCATGGCCTTCGGCCTGCTCGGACTGCGCGACTCGTGGCTGCCCTCGCTGCTCGACGGCGGCTCACTGCGCCCGACCCTCGCCACCTCGGTCCTCGGCACCGGCCTCGCCGTGGCCGGCATCCTGATCAGCTACGCCGCCTGGCGTGCGGCCTCGGCCCGGCAGGCCGCCTCCGCCGGGGCGGCGCCCGCCGACCCCGGCCGGCTGCTGCTCGGCCCGGTGTACCGCTTCGCCCAGCACGGCTTCGGCGTGGACCGGCTGTACAGCGCGCTGTTCGTCCGCCCCACCGCGGCCGCCGCCCGGCTGGTGAACTTCCTCGACCGCGAGGTCGTCGAGACGTACGTCCGCGGCGCCGGCAACGGCGTCAACGCGCTCGGCTGGCTCGTCCGCCGCGCCCAGACCGGCAACGCCCAGAGCTACCTCAACGCGCTGCTCGCCGGGGCCGTCCTGCTCGCCGTCCTGGTGGCGGTCGGCACATGA
- a CDS encoding proton-translocating NADH-quinone oxidoreductase chain M, which translates to MNAVLIALLLLPLAGAAATLVPLGRDRAAADRRALWLGTGVTGGTLALAVALAIGFDQDRPAVMQGVTDVAWIPAIDVRLHLGVDGISLPLLVLTALLTFLCALYSTRRLPAGEGVPSAQSFTGLLLLLEVGMLATFAVLDLVLFFVAFEVVLIPMYFLIARWGSGAKVPAANRFILYTLLGSAVMLLGFLLIGFKAGTFDMTRLAATHGEGLSHTTQLVAALAILLGLAVKAPAWPLHSWLPDAHTAAPTVGSVLLAGVLLKMGTYGLVRVLLPIVPDGAATFAPYLGAFAAVGIVYGSLACLALARQGAKGDLKRLIAYSSVGHMGFVLLGIASLTPAGVNGALFGNIAHGLITGLLFFLVGAVKDRYGTSDLDTLAGATGAALYGRAPRIGALLAFAAVASLGLPGLAGFWGELLAMFGAFDPAAGLSRPAFVTYMVLAGLGTLLTAGYLLVVVRRVCMGDPKQPALVTDLPDIKAYEAASWTPLAALTLVAGLWPALLLSLSDPAVKHLLGGG; encoded by the coding sequence ATGAACGCAGTCCTCATCGCCCTCCTGCTGCTGCCGCTGGCCGGCGCCGCCGCGACCCTCGTCCCGCTCGGCCGGGACCGCGCCGCCGCCGACCGCCGTGCCCTGTGGCTCGGCACCGGCGTCACCGGCGGGACCCTGGCGCTCGCCGTCGCCCTCGCGATCGGCTTCGACCAGGACCGCCCGGCCGTGATGCAGGGCGTCACCGACGTCGCCTGGATCCCGGCGATCGACGTCCGGCTGCACCTCGGCGTGGACGGCATCTCGCTGCCGCTGCTCGTCCTCACCGCGCTGCTGACCTTCCTCTGCGCGCTGTACTCCACCCGCCGGCTGCCCGCCGGCGAGGGCGTGCCCTCCGCGCAGTCCTTCACCGGCCTGCTGCTCCTGCTGGAGGTCGGCATGCTGGCGACCTTCGCGGTGCTCGACCTGGTGCTGTTCTTCGTGGCGTTCGAGGTCGTGCTGATCCCGATGTACTTCCTGATCGCCCGCTGGGGCAGCGGCGCCAAGGTGCCGGCCGCCAACCGGTTCATCCTGTACACGCTGCTCGGCTCCGCCGTGATGCTGCTCGGCTTCCTGCTGATCGGCTTCAAGGCCGGCACCTTCGACATGACCCGGCTGGCCGCCACCCACGGCGAGGGGCTCAGCCACACCACCCAGCTCGTCGCCGCCCTGGCGATCCTGCTCGGCCTCGCCGTGAAGGCCCCCGCCTGGCCGCTGCACAGCTGGCTGCCGGACGCGCACACCGCCGCGCCCACCGTCGGCTCGGTGCTGCTGGCCGGCGTGCTGCTGAAGATGGGCACCTACGGCCTCGTCCGGGTGCTGCTGCCGATCGTCCCGGACGGCGCCGCGACCTTCGCCCCCTACCTGGGCGCGTTCGCCGCCGTCGGCATCGTCTACGGATCGCTGGCCTGCCTCGCGCTGGCCCGGCAGGGCGCCAAGGGCGACCTCAAGCGCCTGATCGCCTACTCCTCGGTCGGCCACATGGGCTTCGTGCTGCTCGGCATCGCCTCGCTCACCCCGGCCGGCGTGAACGGCGCGCTGTTCGGCAACATCGCGCACGGCCTGATCACCGGCCTGCTGTTCTTCCTCGTCGGCGCGGTCAAGGACCGCTACGGCACCTCGGACCTGGACACCCTGGCCGGCGCCACCGGAGCGGCCCTGTACGGCAGGGCCCCGCGGATCGGCGCCCTGCTCGCCTTCGCCGCCGTCGCAAGCCTCGGCCTGCCCGGCCTGGCCGGCTTCTGGGGCGAGCTGCTCGCCATGTTCGGCGCCTTCGACCCGGCGGCCGGTCTCTCCCGGCCCGCCTTCGTCACCTACATGGTGCTGGCCGGCCTCGGCACCCTGCTGACCGCCGGCTACCTGCTGGTCGTCGTCCGCCGGGTCTGCATGGGCGACCCGAAGCAGCCCGCCCTGGTCACCGACCTGCCCGACATCAAGGCGTACGAGGCGGCCAGCTGGACGCCGCTGGCCGCGCTCACCCTGGTCGCCGGCCTCTGGCCCGCCCTGCTGCTCAGCCTCTCCGACCCGGCCGTCAAGCACCTGCTCGGGGGTGGCTGA